The Macaca fascicularis isolate 582-1 chromosome 11, T2T-MFA8v1.1 genome includes a region encoding these proteins:
- the DAZAP2 gene encoding DAZ-associated protein 2 isoform X1: protein MNSKGQYPTQPTYPVQPPGNPVYPQTLHLPQAPPYTDAPPAYSELYRPSFVHPGAATVPTMSAAFPGASLYLPMAQSVAVGPLGSTIPMAYYPVSPIYPPGSTVLVEGGYDAGARFGAGATAGNIPPPPPGCPPNAAQLAVMQGANVLVTQRKGNFFMGGSDGGYTIW, encoded by the exons ATGAACAGCAAAG GTCAATATCCAACACAGCCAACCTACCCTGTGCAGCCTCCTGGGAATCCAGTATACCCTCAGACCTTGCATCTTCCTCAGGCTCCACCCTATACTGATGCTCCACCTGCCTACTCAGAG CTCTATCGTCCGAGTTTTGTGCACCCAGGGGCTGCCACAGTCCCCACCATGTCAGCCGCATTTCCTGGAGCCTCTCTGTATCTTCCCATGGCCCAGTCTGTGGCTGTTGGGCCTTTAGGTTCCACAATCCCCATGGCTTATTATCCAGTCAGTCCCATCTATCCACCTGGCTCCACAGTGCTGGTGGAAGGAGGGTATGATGCAGGTGCCAGATTTGGAGCTGGGGCTACTGCTGGCAACATTCCT cctccacctcctggatgcCCTCCCAATGCTGCTCAGCTTGCAGTCATGCAGGGAGCCAACGTCCTCGTAACTCAGCGGAAGGGGAATTTCTTCATGGGTGGTTCAGATGGTGGCTACACCATCTGGTGA
- the DAZAP2 gene encoding DAZ-associated protein 2 isoform X2, with product MNSKGQYPTQPTYPVQPPGNPVYPQTLHLPQAPPYTDAPPAYSELYRPSFVHPGAATVPTMSAAFPGASLYLPMAQSVAVGPLGSTIPMAYYPVSPIYPPASTSWMPSQCCSACSHAGSQRPRNSAEGEFLHGWFRWWLHHLVRNQGHLCAGKDITYLQHFSQCNCFSHINLKLQFRHMLLGCLSGAQSFRHFSNLIRNHVMVAVPP from the exons ATGAACAGCAAAG GTCAATATCCAACACAGCCAACCTACCCTGTGCAGCCTCCTGGGAATCCAGTATACCCTCAGACCTTGCATCTTCCTCAGGCTCCACCCTATACTGATGCTCCACCTGCCTACTCAGAG CTCTATCGTCCGAGTTTTGTGCACCCAGGGGCTGCCACAGTCCCCACCATGTCAGCCGCATTTCCTGGAGCCTCTCTGTATCTTCCCATGGCCCAGTCTGTGGCTGTTGGGCCTTTAGGTTCCACAATCCCCATGGCTTATTATCCAGTCAGTCCCATCTATCCACCTG cctccacctcctggatgcCCTCCCAATGCTGCTCAGCTTGCAGTCATGCAGGGAGCCAACGTCCTCGTAACTCAGCGGAAGGGGAATTTCTTCATGGGTGGTTCAGATGGTGGCTACACCATCTGGTGAGGAACCAAGGCCACCTTTGTGCCGGGAAAGACATCACATACCTTCAGCACTTCTCACAATGTAACTGCTTTAGTCATATTAACCTGAAGTTGCAGTTTAGACACATGTTGTTGGGGTGTCTTTCTGGTGCCCAATCTTTCAGGCACTTTTCAAATTTAATAAGGAACCATGTAATGGTAGCAGTACCTCCCTAA